Below is a genomic region from Desulfuromonas sp..
TCTCTTTAACGATCGGACCCACCAGGCCATTGCCGCCTGCAAACGGTCCGAGCGGTCCATGGCCCTGCTCTTTCTCGACCTCGACCGCTTCAAGAGGATCAACGACAATCTCGGGCACCGGTTTGGCGACACGGTGCTGACGGAAATCGCCCGGCGCATCCTGGGGGTTGTCAGAAAGTGCGACTCCATTTCCCGCCCCGTTGGGGGAGGGGCGATGCCCTGCGTGTCCCGCAGGGGAGGGGATGAATTCACCATCCTGCTGGCCGAAATAACCCAACCCCGGGATGCTGCAGGGGTCGCAGCCAGGGTCCTGGATGCGATTTCCCAGCCGCTCGTCGTCGAAGGGCGCGAGGTCCTGGTGACCGCCAGTATCGGAATCAGCCTTTTCCCCGAGGACGGGACGGACCTCGAAACCCTGATGAAGAACGCCGATATCGCCATGTACCAGGCCAAGGACGAGGGTCGGAACAAATTGCAGTTCTTCAACGATTCGATGAACCTTGCCGCGGCAGGACGCTTGACCCTGGAGAGCGAAATTCGCAAAGGCCTCGCAGGCGATGAATTCCGACTCTTTTACCAGCCCCTGGTCGACTTCTTGAACGGAAGCATTCTCGGGGTAGAAGCGCTCATCCGTTGGGATCATCCGGAGCGGGGGCTCCTCTCCCCCGGAGCTTTTATTTCCGTCGCCGAAGAGTCCGGGTTGATCTTCGACATAAACGCATGGGTTCTGCAAACGGCCTGTGTCCAGATTAAGACCTGGCAGGAAGCCGGTCTCTGCCCGCAGCGCGTGGCCGTCAACCTCTCGGGGGAGCAGTACGCCCTGGAACGGATAATAGAGACCGTTTCGACTGTCCTGCGCGAGTCCTGCATCGATTCCCACGTCCTGGAAATCGAACTTTCGGAAAACCTGGTCATGAAAAAGGAGCAGGACGCCGCATTACTGCTGAGCAGGCTCAAGGACTTGGGAATCCGCATCGCCGTTGACGATTTCGGTACGGGGTATTCCTCCCTGAGCCATCTCAAATCCTTCCCCATCGACACTCTGAAGATCGATCGGGCCTTTATCAAGGACATCGCTACCGAGGGGAAGGACGCAGCCATCGCAAGGTCGATCGTAGCCCTGGCTCATAGCCTTGAGCTCGATGTCATCGCCGAGGGGGTTGAGATGCACGATCAAGCCGTCCTGCTCGGGGACGAAGGGTGTCAGTTCATGCAGGGCTATCTGTTCAGCCATCCCTTGCCGGTCCGCGAGATTTCCGAAGTGCTCCGCCGAGGCATTCCGGATATGGGGATCAGGGGAATCAGCACCCGAAGGGGGGGCTGAAAGACCTTTCCACGGCCCCTTTCCCCTCCCATCGTCTTATTGACACTTCCCTCCACTTTGATTGGTTCAAAAGAAGGTCCGCCAGGGGGAGCTGTGATCGTTGCCGAGACTACCCGCTGCATGGCCATTGTCGACCAT
It encodes:
- a CDS encoding EAL domain-containing protein, which encodes MTRQAEKSDLPRVLIVDDDMSMRLLMRASLEQAGFAVDEAEDGWEALKSFERSIPDLVFLDLVMPGMDGFATCEALKELPGGRRTPVIIMTGLEDVESVHMAFDVGADDFLTKPFNWAMLGYRARYVLRANGAMLRLAKSEARLAEAHRIAQLGSWELDLERDSFHCSPELGALLGIEDQQEPPDWSLFFESAHPEDRGMVTRVMGNALEKRKSYSLTYRLNGPGPDNRVVQHLGEVVCDGRGRPSAVVGTVQDVTELKRAEEKVKFLAYHDSLTGLANRHLFNDRTHQAIAACKRSERSMALLFLDLDRFKRINDNLGHRFGDTVLTEIARRILGVVRKCDSISRPVGGGAMPCVSRRGGDEFTILLAEITQPRDAAGVAARVLDAISQPLVVEGREVLVTASIGISLFPEDGTDLETLMKNADIAMYQAKDEGRNKLQFFNDSMNLAAAGRLTLESEIRKGLAGDEFRLFYQPLVDFLNGSILGVEALIRWDHPERGLLSPGAFISVAEESGLIFDINAWVLQTACVQIKTWQEAGLCPQRVAVNLSGEQYALERIIETVSTVLRESCIDSHVLEIELSENLVMKKEQDAALLLSRLKDLGIRIAVDDFGTGYSSLSHLKSFPIDTLKIDRAFIKDIATEGKDAAIARSIVALAHSLELDVIAEGVEMHDQAVLLGDEGCQFMQGYLFSHPLPVREISEVLRRGIPDMGIRGISTRRGG